Proteins encoded together in one Carya illinoinensis cultivar Pawnee chromosome 3, C.illinoinensisPawnee_v1, whole genome shotgun sequence window:
- the LOC122304249 gene encoding uncharacterized protein LOC122304249, which produces MATENEVEEIDSLERGLLSRAGSQEELVTEAEEETVLYTASFQEMEENFVKYQTAQWVLYSLLLILAWGIGFFMLLYLPVRRYILRKDIRSRKLYLTQNSIVYKATKPVPFPCFGVLKKEKHVLLPSVADLVIEQGYLQSLFGVYSLRIENAGVRRPPSDDVQIQGVADPSAFRKAVLIHLAHMRSEVSSRQVSTIEDTPNLRGSPSKSLRHDSFPHFGEQVLLQKLEEVGNSVKRIQTLIEDQQSQTSGPID; this is translated from the exons ATGGCAACTGAAAATGAAGTTGAAGAAATTGACAGCTTGGAGAGAGGTTTATTGTCCCGTGCTGGTTCTCAGGAGGAGCTGGTAACGGAGGCAGAAGAAGAAACGGTGCTGTATACGGCGTCGTTCCAGGAGATGGAAGAGAATTTCGTCAAATATCAGACTGCTCAGTGGGTTCTCTACTCCTTGCTTCTGATACTGGCCTGGGGAATTGGCTTTTTCATGCTTCTTTATCTACCTGTGCGGAGATATATACTCCGCAAAGATATCCGCTCCAGAAAGCTCTATCTCACTCAAAATTCCATAGTATATAAA GCCACAAAGCCGGTACCATTTCCATGCTTTGGAGTGTTGAAGAAAGAGAAGCATGTCTTGTTACCTTCAGTTGCCGACCTTGTCATTGAACAGG gataTTTGCAATCCCTCTTTGGTGTCTACTCTCTTAGAATTGAAAATGCTGGTGTAAGACGGCCTCCAAGTGATGATGTTCAAATCCAGGGAGTTGCAGATCCAAGCGCTTTCAGAAAG GCTGTTCTTATTCATCTCGCGCATATGAGAAGTGAGGTTTCTTCTAGACAGGTTTCCACAATTGAAGACACTCCCAATCTAAGG GGGTCCCCATCAAAATCTTTAAGGCACGATTCTTTTCCTCATTTTGGGGAGCAAGTACTACTACAAAAACTGGAGGAGGTTGGAAATTCAGTGAAG AGAATTCAAACCTTAATTGAGGACCAGCAGTCTCAAACATCAGGACCCATAGATTGA
- the LOC122304248 gene encoding DEAD-box ATP-dependent RNA helicase 17 isoform X1: MATKSSEKPSKESKMKSKEEHNESEIFASCSFSSLGLHPTLCNELRERMDFDAPTLVQAQAIPVIISGRHVLVNAATGTGKTVAYLAPIIHQLQGHEPRIQRSDGTFALVLVPTRELCMQVCEILQKLLHRFHWIVPGYIMGGENRSKEKARLRKGISVLVATPGRLLDHLRHTSSFLHANLRWIIFDEADRILELGFGKEIEEILDILGSRQDASVDEEIAESYISEHPRQNVLLSATLNEKVNHLAKISLENPVMIGLDYKKKQPVLSIKDFGSLGSDANYELEHPVKMMSSSNGDFRVPAQLVQRYVKVSCGLRLAVLLSILKDLLERGTSQKIVVFFSTCDAVDFHHSLLSEFKFSPHPQPEEQLRQMFVGCKTLRLHGNMKQDDRRTTFQAFKTEKLALLLSTDVAARGLDFPKVRFIIQYDSPGEATEYVHRVGRTARLGERGDSLLFLQPVEMDYLQDLEKHGISLTEYPLLKVLDSFPLYNEKRHVKKVLSLESHPWVLLLQKALEAFILAEPRMKKLAITTFCSWVRAYAAHRGELKRIFMVKKLHLGHVAKSFALKEQPSLVGKSFQKETKKRKRDEKQKGLSKKRKFSRKTLQQKI; this comes from the exons ATGGCGACGAAGAGCAGCGAAAAACCCAGCAAAGAATCAAAGATGAAGAGCAAGGAAGAACACAATGAAAGCGAGATATTCGCGTCGTGCTCTTTCTCCAGCCTTGGCCTCCACCCCACCTTATGCAACGAGCTccgag AAAGGATGGACTTCGACGCTCCGACGCTGGTACAGGCCCAAGCGATTCCAGTTATTATCTCTGGCCGTCATGT aCTTGTTAATGCTGCTACTGGAACGGGTAAAACTGTTGCGTATTTGGCTCCTATTATTCACCAATTGCAGGGGCACGAACCTCGTATTCAGCGGTCTGATGGGACCTTTG CGTTGGTCCTTGTTCCAACGCGGGAGCTGTGCATGCAGGTTTGTGAAATATTGCAAAAGTTATTGCACCGTTTTCATTGGATTGTTCCGGGCTATATAATGGGTGGTGAGAACAGGTCAAAGGAGAAGGCCAGGCTGCGCAAAG GCATATCTGTACTTGTTGCAACTCCCGGGCGCCTTTTGGATCATTTAAGGCATACATCATCATTCTTGCACGCTAACTTGCGTTGGATCATCTTCGATGAAGCAGATAG GATTTTGGAATTAGGATTTGGGAAAGAAATAGAGGAAATATTAGATATCTTAGGTTCAAGACAAGATGCATCCGTTGACGAGGAGATTGCTGAGTCATATATTTCTGAGCATCCTAGGCAGAATGTTCTATTGTCAGCTACcttaaatgaaaaagtaaatCATCTTGCCAAAATAAGTTTAGAGAATCCTGTTATGATCGGCCTTGATTACAAGAAAAAGCAGCCAGTGTTATCAATTAAAGATTTTGGTTCATTGGGATCTGATGCAAATTATGAATTAGAACATCCTGTTAAAATGATGAGCTCTTCAAATGGAGATTTTAGAGTTCCAGCCCAGTTAGTTCAGAGATATGTGAAAG TGTCTTGTGGCTTGCGGCTTGCTGTACTTCTGTCCATTCTAAAGGATCTTCTTGAGAGAGGAACTTCCCAAAAG ATTGTGGTGTTCTTTTCAACATGTGACGCTGTAGATTTTCACCATTCTCTTCTAAGCGAGTTCAAATTCTCACCTCATCCACAACCAGAAGAACAACTAAGACAGATGTTTGTTGGATGCAAAACTCTTCGGTTACATGGAAATATGAAGCAGGATGATAGAAGAACCACATTTCAGGCTTTTAAAACAGAAAAACTGGCTCTTCTCTTGTCCACAGATGTTGCTGCTAGAGGCTTGGATTTCCCAAAAGTTCGATTCATTATACAATATGATTCTCCAGGGGAGGCCACAGAATATGTGCACAG GGTTGGTAGAACTGCTCGCCTGGGTGAAAGAGGAGATTCATTGTTATTTTTGCAACCAGTTGAAATGGATTATTTACAGGACTTGGAGAAGCATGGCATATCACTAACTGAGTATCCCCTCCTTAAAGTATTGGATAGTTTTCCATTGTACAATGAGAAACGCCATGTCAAGAAGGTTCTCAGCTTAGAGTCTCATCCCTGGGTGCTACTTCTGCAGAAGGCACTTGAAGCATTTATACTGGCCGAG CCAAGGATGAAGAAACTGGCCATAACCACATTTTGCTCTTGGGTCCGAGCATATGCTGCCCATCGTGGTGAGCTGAAAAGAATTTTCATGGTAAAGAAACTTCACTTGGGGCATGTTGCAAAGAGCTTCGCACTGAAAGAACAACCTTCCTTAgttggaaagtcattccaaaaagaaacaaagaagaggaagagagatgAAAAGCAAAAGGGACTATCGAAAAAGAGGAAGTTTTCCCGCAAAACCTTGCAGCAGAAAATATGA
- the LOC122304248 gene encoding DEAD-box ATP-dependent RNA helicase 17 isoform X3, protein MKARYSRRALSPALASTPPYATSSEKGWTSTLRRWYRPKRFQLLSLAVMYLLMLLLERVKLLRIWLLLFTNCRGTNLVFSGLMGPLVCEILQKLLHRFHWIVPGYIMGGENRSKEKARLRKGISVLVATPGRLLDHLRHTSSFLHANLRWIIFDEADRILELGFGKEIEEILDILGSRQDASVDEEIAESYISEHPRQNVLLSATLNEKVNHLAKISLENPVMIGLDYKKKQPVLSIKDFGSLGSDANYELEHPVKMMSSSNGDFRVPAQLVQRYVKVSCGLRLAVLLSILKDLLERGTSQKIVVFFSTCDAVDFHHSLLSEFKFSPHPQPEEQLRQMFVGCKTLRLHGNMKQDDRRTTFQAFKTEKLALLLSTDVAARGLDFPKVRFIIQYDSPGEATEYVHRVGRTARLGERGDSLLFLQPVEMDYLQDLEKHGISLTEYPLLKVLDSFPLYNEKRHVKKVLSLESHPWVLLLQKALEAFILAEPRMKKLAITTFCSWVRAYAAHRGELKRIFMVKKLHLGHVAKSFALKEQPSLVGKSFQKETKKRKRDEKQKGLSKKRKFSRKTLQQKI, encoded by the exons ATGAAAGCGAGATATTCGCGTCGTGCTCTTTCTCCAGCCTTGGCCTCCACCCCACCTTATGCAACGAGCTccgag AAAGGATGGACTTCGACGCTCCGACGCTGGTACAGGCCCAAGCGATTCCAGTTATTATCTCTGGCCGTCATGT aCTTGTTAATGCTGCTACTGGAACGGGTAAAACTGTTGCGTATTTGGCTCCTATTATTCACCAATTGCAGGGGCACGAACCTCGTATTCAGCGGTCTGATGGGACCTTTG GTTTGTGAAATATTGCAAAAGTTATTGCACCGTTTTCATTGGATTGTTCCGGGCTATATAATGGGTGGTGAGAACAGGTCAAAGGAGAAGGCCAGGCTGCGCAAAG GCATATCTGTACTTGTTGCAACTCCCGGGCGCCTTTTGGATCATTTAAGGCATACATCATCATTCTTGCACGCTAACTTGCGTTGGATCATCTTCGATGAAGCAGATAG GATTTTGGAATTAGGATTTGGGAAAGAAATAGAGGAAATATTAGATATCTTAGGTTCAAGACAAGATGCATCCGTTGACGAGGAGATTGCTGAGTCATATATTTCTGAGCATCCTAGGCAGAATGTTCTATTGTCAGCTACcttaaatgaaaaagtaaatCATCTTGCCAAAATAAGTTTAGAGAATCCTGTTATGATCGGCCTTGATTACAAGAAAAAGCAGCCAGTGTTATCAATTAAAGATTTTGGTTCATTGGGATCTGATGCAAATTATGAATTAGAACATCCTGTTAAAATGATGAGCTCTTCAAATGGAGATTTTAGAGTTCCAGCCCAGTTAGTTCAGAGATATGTGAAAG TGTCTTGTGGCTTGCGGCTTGCTGTACTTCTGTCCATTCTAAAGGATCTTCTTGAGAGAGGAACTTCCCAAAAG ATTGTGGTGTTCTTTTCAACATGTGACGCTGTAGATTTTCACCATTCTCTTCTAAGCGAGTTCAAATTCTCACCTCATCCACAACCAGAAGAACAACTAAGACAGATGTTTGTTGGATGCAAAACTCTTCGGTTACATGGAAATATGAAGCAGGATGATAGAAGAACCACATTTCAGGCTTTTAAAACAGAAAAACTGGCTCTTCTCTTGTCCACAGATGTTGCTGCTAGAGGCTTGGATTTCCCAAAAGTTCGATTCATTATACAATATGATTCTCCAGGGGAGGCCACAGAATATGTGCACAG GGTTGGTAGAACTGCTCGCCTGGGTGAAAGAGGAGATTCATTGTTATTTTTGCAACCAGTTGAAATGGATTATTTACAGGACTTGGAGAAGCATGGCATATCACTAACTGAGTATCCCCTCCTTAAAGTATTGGATAGTTTTCCATTGTACAATGAGAAACGCCATGTCAAGAAGGTTCTCAGCTTAGAGTCTCATCCCTGGGTGCTACTTCTGCAGAAGGCACTTGAAGCATTTATACTGGCCGAG CCAAGGATGAAGAAACTGGCCATAACCACATTTTGCTCTTGGGTCCGAGCATATGCTGCCCATCGTGGTGAGCTGAAAAGAATTTTCATGGTAAAGAAACTTCACTTGGGGCATGTTGCAAAGAGCTTCGCACTGAAAGAACAACCTTCCTTAgttggaaagtcattccaaaaagaaacaaagaagaggaagagagatgAAAAGCAAAAGGGACTATCGAAAAAGAGGAAGTTTTCCCGCAAAACCTTGCAGCAGAAAATATGA
- the LOC122304248 gene encoding DEAD-box ATP-dependent RNA helicase 17 isoform X2, translated as MQRAPRKDGLRRSDAGTGPSDSSYYLWPSCVSLFLFFSVSFVVMFVFVFFNQAFFLDLLMLLLERVKLLRIWLLLFTNCRGTNLVFSGLMGPLVCEILQKLLHRFHWIVPGYIMGGENRSKEKARLRKGISVLVATPGRLLDHLRHTSSFLHANLRWIIFDEADRILELGFGKEIEEILDILGSRQDASVDEEIAESYISEHPRQNVLLSATLNEKVNHLAKISLENPVMIGLDYKKKQPVLSIKDFGSLGSDANYELEHPVKMMSSSNGDFRVPAQLVQRYVKVSCGLRLAVLLSILKDLLERGTSQKIVVFFSTCDAVDFHHSLLSEFKFSPHPQPEEQLRQMFVGCKTLRLHGNMKQDDRRTTFQAFKTEKLALLLSTDVAARGLDFPKVRFIIQYDSPGEATEYVHRVGRTARLGERGDSLLFLQPVEMDYLQDLEKHGISLTEYPLLKVLDSFPLYNEKRHVKKVLSLESHPWVLLLQKALEAFILAEPRMKKLAITTFCSWVRAYAAHRGELKRIFMVKKLHLGHVAKSFALKEQPSLVGKSFQKETKKRKRDEKQKGLSKKRKFSRKTLQQKI; from the exons ATGCAACGAGCTccgag AAAGGATGGACTTCGACGCTCCGACGCTGGTACAGGCCCAAGCGATTCCAGTTATTATCTCTGGCCGTCATGTGTATCCttattcttgttcttttctGTTTCCTTCGTTGtgatgtttgtgtttgtgttctttaatcaagcattttttttagaCTTGTTAATGCTGCTACTGGAACGGGTAAAACTGTTGCGTATTTGGCTCCTATTATTCACCAATTGCAGGGGCACGAACCTCGTATTCAGCGGTCTGATGGGACCTTTG GTTTGTGAAATATTGCAAAAGTTATTGCACCGTTTTCATTGGATTGTTCCGGGCTATATAATGGGTGGTGAGAACAGGTCAAAGGAGAAGGCCAGGCTGCGCAAAG GCATATCTGTACTTGTTGCAACTCCCGGGCGCCTTTTGGATCATTTAAGGCATACATCATCATTCTTGCACGCTAACTTGCGTTGGATCATCTTCGATGAAGCAGATAG GATTTTGGAATTAGGATTTGGGAAAGAAATAGAGGAAATATTAGATATCTTAGGTTCAAGACAAGATGCATCCGTTGACGAGGAGATTGCTGAGTCATATATTTCTGAGCATCCTAGGCAGAATGTTCTATTGTCAGCTACcttaaatgaaaaagtaaatCATCTTGCCAAAATAAGTTTAGAGAATCCTGTTATGATCGGCCTTGATTACAAGAAAAAGCAGCCAGTGTTATCAATTAAAGATTTTGGTTCATTGGGATCTGATGCAAATTATGAATTAGAACATCCTGTTAAAATGATGAGCTCTTCAAATGGAGATTTTAGAGTTCCAGCCCAGTTAGTTCAGAGATATGTGAAAG TGTCTTGTGGCTTGCGGCTTGCTGTACTTCTGTCCATTCTAAAGGATCTTCTTGAGAGAGGAACTTCCCAAAAG ATTGTGGTGTTCTTTTCAACATGTGACGCTGTAGATTTTCACCATTCTCTTCTAAGCGAGTTCAAATTCTCACCTCATCCACAACCAGAAGAACAACTAAGACAGATGTTTGTTGGATGCAAAACTCTTCGGTTACATGGAAATATGAAGCAGGATGATAGAAGAACCACATTTCAGGCTTTTAAAACAGAAAAACTGGCTCTTCTCTTGTCCACAGATGTTGCTGCTAGAGGCTTGGATTTCCCAAAAGTTCGATTCATTATACAATATGATTCTCCAGGGGAGGCCACAGAATATGTGCACAG GGTTGGTAGAACTGCTCGCCTGGGTGAAAGAGGAGATTCATTGTTATTTTTGCAACCAGTTGAAATGGATTATTTACAGGACTTGGAGAAGCATGGCATATCACTAACTGAGTATCCCCTCCTTAAAGTATTGGATAGTTTTCCATTGTACAATGAGAAACGCCATGTCAAGAAGGTTCTCAGCTTAGAGTCTCATCCCTGGGTGCTACTTCTGCAGAAGGCACTTGAAGCATTTATACTGGCCGAG CCAAGGATGAAGAAACTGGCCATAACCACATTTTGCTCTTGGGTCCGAGCATATGCTGCCCATCGTGGTGAGCTGAAAAGAATTTTCATGGTAAAGAAACTTCACTTGGGGCATGTTGCAAAGAGCTTCGCACTGAAAGAACAACCTTCCTTAgttggaaagtcattccaaaaagaaacaaagaagaggaagagagatgAAAAGCAAAAGGGACTATCGAAAAAGAGGAAGTTTTCCCGCAAAACCTTGCAGCAGAAAATATGA
- the LOC122304248 gene encoding DEAD-box ATP-dependent RNA helicase 17 isoform X4 encodes MSFFGYLNFNYLLVTALVLVPTRELCMQVCEILQKLLHRFHWIVPGYIMGGENRSKEKARLRKGISVLVATPGRLLDHLRHTSSFLHANLRWIIFDEADRILELGFGKEIEEILDILGSRQDASVDEEIAESYISEHPRQNVLLSATLNEKVNHLAKISLENPVMIGLDYKKKQPVLSIKDFGSLGSDANYELEHPVKMMSSSNGDFRVPAQLVQRYVKVSCGLRLAVLLSILKDLLERGTSQKIVVFFSTCDAVDFHHSLLSEFKFSPHPQPEEQLRQMFVGCKTLRLHGNMKQDDRRTTFQAFKTEKLALLLSTDVAARGLDFPKVRFIIQYDSPGEATEYVHRVGRTARLGERGDSLLFLQPVEMDYLQDLEKHGISLTEYPLLKVLDSFPLYNEKRHVKKVLSLESHPWVLLLQKALEAFILAEPRMKKLAITTFCSWVRAYAAHRGELKRIFMVKKLHLGHVAKSFALKEQPSLVGKSFQKETKKRKRDEKQKGLSKKRKFSRKTLQQKI; translated from the exons ATGTCTTTCTTTGGGTACCTCAACTTTAATTATCTCCTGGTAACAGCGTTGGTCCTTGTTCCAACGCGGGAGCTGTGCATGCAGGTTTGTGAAATATTGCAAAAGTTATTGCACCGTTTTCATTGGATTGTTCCGGGCTATATAATGGGTGGTGAGAACAGGTCAAAGGAGAAGGCCAGGCTGCGCAAAG GCATATCTGTACTTGTTGCAACTCCCGGGCGCCTTTTGGATCATTTAAGGCATACATCATCATTCTTGCACGCTAACTTGCGTTGGATCATCTTCGATGAAGCAGATAG GATTTTGGAATTAGGATTTGGGAAAGAAATAGAGGAAATATTAGATATCTTAGGTTCAAGACAAGATGCATCCGTTGACGAGGAGATTGCTGAGTCATATATTTCTGAGCATCCTAGGCAGAATGTTCTATTGTCAGCTACcttaaatgaaaaagtaaatCATCTTGCCAAAATAAGTTTAGAGAATCCTGTTATGATCGGCCTTGATTACAAGAAAAAGCAGCCAGTGTTATCAATTAAAGATTTTGGTTCATTGGGATCTGATGCAAATTATGAATTAGAACATCCTGTTAAAATGATGAGCTCTTCAAATGGAGATTTTAGAGTTCCAGCCCAGTTAGTTCAGAGATATGTGAAAG TGTCTTGTGGCTTGCGGCTTGCTGTACTTCTGTCCATTCTAAAGGATCTTCTTGAGAGAGGAACTTCCCAAAAG ATTGTGGTGTTCTTTTCAACATGTGACGCTGTAGATTTTCACCATTCTCTTCTAAGCGAGTTCAAATTCTCACCTCATCCACAACCAGAAGAACAACTAAGACAGATGTTTGTTGGATGCAAAACTCTTCGGTTACATGGAAATATGAAGCAGGATGATAGAAGAACCACATTTCAGGCTTTTAAAACAGAAAAACTGGCTCTTCTCTTGTCCACAGATGTTGCTGCTAGAGGCTTGGATTTCCCAAAAGTTCGATTCATTATACAATATGATTCTCCAGGGGAGGCCACAGAATATGTGCACAG GGTTGGTAGAACTGCTCGCCTGGGTGAAAGAGGAGATTCATTGTTATTTTTGCAACCAGTTGAAATGGATTATTTACAGGACTTGGAGAAGCATGGCATATCACTAACTGAGTATCCCCTCCTTAAAGTATTGGATAGTTTTCCATTGTACAATGAGAAACGCCATGTCAAGAAGGTTCTCAGCTTAGAGTCTCATCCCTGGGTGCTACTTCTGCAGAAGGCACTTGAAGCATTTATACTGGCCGAG CCAAGGATGAAGAAACTGGCCATAACCACATTTTGCTCTTGGGTCCGAGCATATGCTGCCCATCGTGGTGAGCTGAAAAGAATTTTCATGGTAAAGAAACTTCACTTGGGGCATGTTGCAAAGAGCTTCGCACTGAAAGAACAACCTTCCTTAgttggaaagtcattccaaaaagaaacaaagaagaggaagagagatgAAAAGCAAAAGGGACTATCGAAAAAGAGGAAGTTTTCCCGCAAAACCTTGCAGCAGAAAATATGA
- the LOC122304248 gene encoding DEAD-box ATP-dependent RNA helicase 17 isoform X5, producing the protein MQVCEILQKLLHRFHWIVPGYIMGGENRSKEKARLRKGISVLVATPGRLLDHLRHTSSFLHANLRWIIFDEADRILELGFGKEIEEILDILGSRQDASVDEEIAESYISEHPRQNVLLSATLNEKVNHLAKISLENPVMIGLDYKKKQPVLSIKDFGSLGSDANYELEHPVKMMSSSNGDFRVPAQLVQRYVKVSCGLRLAVLLSILKDLLERGTSQKIVVFFSTCDAVDFHHSLLSEFKFSPHPQPEEQLRQMFVGCKTLRLHGNMKQDDRRTTFQAFKTEKLALLLSTDVAARGLDFPKVRFIIQYDSPGEATEYVHRVGRTARLGERGDSLLFLQPVEMDYLQDLEKHGISLTEYPLLKVLDSFPLYNEKRHVKKVLSLESHPWVLLLQKALEAFILAEPRMKKLAITTFCSWVRAYAAHRGELKRIFMVKKLHLGHVAKSFALKEQPSLVGKSFQKETKKRKRDEKQKGLSKKRKFSRKTLQQKI; encoded by the exons ATGCAGGTTTGTGAAATATTGCAAAAGTTATTGCACCGTTTTCATTGGATTGTTCCGGGCTATATAATGGGTGGTGAGAACAGGTCAAAGGAGAAGGCCAGGCTGCGCAAAG GCATATCTGTACTTGTTGCAACTCCCGGGCGCCTTTTGGATCATTTAAGGCATACATCATCATTCTTGCACGCTAACTTGCGTTGGATCATCTTCGATGAAGCAGATAG GATTTTGGAATTAGGATTTGGGAAAGAAATAGAGGAAATATTAGATATCTTAGGTTCAAGACAAGATGCATCCGTTGACGAGGAGATTGCTGAGTCATATATTTCTGAGCATCCTAGGCAGAATGTTCTATTGTCAGCTACcttaaatgaaaaagtaaatCATCTTGCCAAAATAAGTTTAGAGAATCCTGTTATGATCGGCCTTGATTACAAGAAAAAGCAGCCAGTGTTATCAATTAAAGATTTTGGTTCATTGGGATCTGATGCAAATTATGAATTAGAACATCCTGTTAAAATGATGAGCTCTTCAAATGGAGATTTTAGAGTTCCAGCCCAGTTAGTTCAGAGATATGTGAAAG TGTCTTGTGGCTTGCGGCTTGCTGTACTTCTGTCCATTCTAAAGGATCTTCTTGAGAGAGGAACTTCCCAAAAG ATTGTGGTGTTCTTTTCAACATGTGACGCTGTAGATTTTCACCATTCTCTTCTAAGCGAGTTCAAATTCTCACCTCATCCACAACCAGAAGAACAACTAAGACAGATGTTTGTTGGATGCAAAACTCTTCGGTTACATGGAAATATGAAGCAGGATGATAGAAGAACCACATTTCAGGCTTTTAAAACAGAAAAACTGGCTCTTCTCTTGTCCACAGATGTTGCTGCTAGAGGCTTGGATTTCCCAAAAGTTCGATTCATTATACAATATGATTCTCCAGGGGAGGCCACAGAATATGTGCACAG GGTTGGTAGAACTGCTCGCCTGGGTGAAAGAGGAGATTCATTGTTATTTTTGCAACCAGTTGAAATGGATTATTTACAGGACTTGGAGAAGCATGGCATATCACTAACTGAGTATCCCCTCCTTAAAGTATTGGATAGTTTTCCATTGTACAATGAGAAACGCCATGTCAAGAAGGTTCTCAGCTTAGAGTCTCATCCCTGGGTGCTACTTCTGCAGAAGGCACTTGAAGCATTTATACTGGCCGAG CCAAGGATGAAGAAACTGGCCATAACCACATTTTGCTCTTGGGTCCGAGCATATGCTGCCCATCGTGGTGAGCTGAAAAGAATTTTCATGGTAAAGAAACTTCACTTGGGGCATGTTGCAAAGAGCTTCGCACTGAAAGAACAACCTTCCTTAgttggaaagtcattccaaaaagaaacaaagaagaggaagagagatgAAAAGCAAAAGGGACTATCGAAAAAGAGGAAGTTTTCCCGCAAAACCTTGCAGCAGAAAATATGA